The Neurospora crassa OR74A linkage group V, whole genome shotgun sequence sequence CAAAGTGAGATTTGAAAGAGGAAATAGTTCGTCACCGGCACGAATGCACAAGTGGCGAGTTATAATCACCAAAGGTGAAATCTAATGAGTGAAGAACCGGCGAGAAAGCATGATCGGCTAGAGGCATGACCGTATCTCTTCCTCAAGTCGTTGGTTGCTCTTAATGTCGATTAGAACACCTTTTGGCGACGCCGCTAGGACCCGAATGATGGTCTTTGGCCTTGCGGCGCCTCTTGTTCCTCGGTTGACCCCTGATCTGTGACTCCAGTTCGACGAGTTTGTTTTTGAGGTCACCTTCGCGGCGCTCTCTTAGTTGCTTGTAAAAGGGGTATTGACTACCAATGTCGACTTCAAGCTGACTGGGATTGAGACTTCCACTCTCAATTTGCTTGTACAGGTAATCGGCCCAGATCGAATCATAAGTCCGTAGGCCTTTAACCAGAAAGCCCATGTAAAGTTGATCCGCAATCGGCGTTCCCATCCGCTTGAGACGCGTACGAAGCCAGAAAGCTCTATCGCGGTAGGCGAGAATGTCCGAATTATGTTGGCAGTGGCAGATATCGACTAGTTCCTCCATAAGACGGCATTTGTAGGTTAGGGGGCGGTCGACATCCCAGCGATGAACGGCATCCCACAAGACTTTGGGATCGCGATCGTTGGCGTCAAGGATCCAATGCCCACTGGACTTGAGTTGTTgcaagatgggatggatgctGTCGTAGATGATCCGAAAGGCGTATTGCCTTCTTTCTGCAAAGACCTTTTGGTTCAATCTGGCAATGCGGCTGTCGTCTCCTTGAGGAGGTGTCTCCGTGCCCTCGATGAAGCCCTCGAGATTGCAGGCACGGAGCTTGGTATGTGCCATAAATCTCCATTCCTCATAGTTCTCATCATCTTGGAGGTCCGGGATAAGAAAGACCGGAAGGTGCTTCCCAAATGAAAACTTCCATTCGGGCCAgagctccttggcctcgtcATCAAAAGTGCTTGAGGTAGTGCTGGTACAAAAGTTTGTTAGCCCGGTTCTCCAGTGAAACTGAATGAGCAGGTGGTGCGGGAGTATTCAATGGTTGGAGGTTCGTcttgaaaaggagaaggtgaACCGGGGAAAGTAAGTATCCGTGTATCTGAAACAATATGTCACCTTGCGGTTGGAGAAGTAGCCATGACGACCAAGGCGATGGAATTTGGGTGGACGTGAATACTTTGGAACAGTCAATAAGACCGATAGTAATGGGGGTAAGGGGTAAAAATGAATGAGCGTTGAGTGACATTGTAAAGCagaaattactataaactgGGGTTTCGGAAAGGAAGTAGTCTGATCCATTGTGGGTTTTCTGCAACAGGGAAGGGCCTGTATCAATGGAGATAGACAGGCCACCCAAATAAACCAAGTTCTTTCACTTGGCAGTGGTTGTTCACATATTGCCGTGCGTTGAAATTGAAAAATTGAAATTACTAAACGGTATATTCGGCCCCTAACATTCAAAGTTCCCTTGTTAATGAAAGAAATTCGAACCGTGTTCCACTGGTGGGAGATAGTTCCTCTCTACATGAGGCCATTGGTCTCGTTAGTAAGGAGAGGCACGTTGCCTGGCCCAACCTCTCTGTCCAGGACGAAGTCCACGAGTATTGCGGCGCTTCTTGATGTGTTGTGGCTTGCTTGGCGCGACTTGTCACTCACTCTCGGATTCCCAGGCCGCCGTTGTCTCGATCTTCTCCCACAAAGTGAGGTAAGTCCAGTCCGATGCCTCCATGTACAAGCGCGTCCTCCAGTATTTGTCGGGATGGTTCCTCAATCCGCCCAAAACACATGTCTTCATCAGCTCGTCGTTAATGGTCACACCGGCACGCTCGAGGCGACAGCGAAGCCAATCAGCTCGGCGCTTAAATTCAAGGAGGTTATCGAACTGAGAGTGGTGTATGTGACTGAGTTCCCTCACCAAGTTGACTCTGGCAGATGTGTGGAGGTGAAGAGTGACATCCCAGCGATGAATAGCATCCCACAAGGCCTTTGGATCGAGGTCATCCGGCAATTTAGCGATGTCATATCCGACGAGACAAAGTTTCGAATGGATACGCTTAGTGCTGTAGTAGATGATTCGGTAGGCGCAACGTCTTCTATCATTGAAAGTCTGAAGGTCCTGGCAGTCCTCGGGCGTGTTACCAAGGGGAGGTATTTCCGTCCCTTCGACAAAACCCTCAAGACCATGTTTCCTGAGAGTGGCTAGGACTCTATTGTCCCATAACTCAAagtttttttctcctttgaGTTGTGGAAGCATCAAGACGACGTCTGGGAGGGTGTCTGGCCAAAGGGGCCATCTTGGATGGCGAATGTCGTTGGTAGGCTCGTGAGGTTTTTGATCACACGAAACGGAGCTAATCAAAGTGTTAGTTATGTTTTAGAAGTTGAAGTGTTTAAAGCCCAAAGCTACAAGGTAACTTGACGAGGGCTTAgctggggaagaaaaaacaCAATCAGGCAAATGGAATGTGCATCTTTCGTGAGAGATCTTCACCTTTCTGTGGAAGAAGTAGCCATGATAACCAAAAGTGGATGGTACAGAGTGTTCAGCGGCGAGGTGAAGAGGCTGTTCAGTCGTGAAGTTTGTGTCtaggagaaaagaaggaaacgagTCACGGTCGAAGCACAATCAGCGGCTCGGAGCGAAAACAGTCGGGTCCATGGTCGCGGGAGCTGGATGCCTGCTTGTGACCGTGCAGGTTGTAAGTACAGTAATGTGCCCTGTAAATGCAAGTGGGGCGTGCAGCCGATTTCCTTGCATTTATTGGGTCCTAGCATTTATTGGTATGGGAGCAGGAGGCTTGTGACTGCTAGTAACAGCCCTGATAAGGGGTTCTGATAGCTGGGGACAGCCCCGATATAGGTAACAAGGGTCCACAACCCCCTGTGAGCTACCCTATCAGCTGCAAATTTATATGGCGGGCCGGCTGGTGGCTAGCACTTAGTTAGCAACTAGCAGGCATACCATACTTAAATAATCCGTGCAGCGAAATTTCTGACAATTATTGGGTATTAGCATTTATTGTGTATTGGCATTTATTGGGTCTAGCATTTACAGGGCACATTACTGTAAATGACGGATTTCATTGCATACGTACAGAAGAACTACGGAAGACCATTGCGTCAACACTCGCACATTGCGCCATGATAACACCGTGACGAGAACTTGATGTTCTTTGCTACAACCCAGGGTCGATGTGTTGCATGCCTCCACGCTCAATTCATCACTTCAAGGCTCTTTGAACGACACCGAGTtcagaaaagaagagatctGATACGAACAAAGATCTTGAACTTAGTCAATCGATAGAGCGACTCTAAACCCCGTAAGGTACCGGTAGAGGACACTGCGAGAATTGTGCGGCAAACACAACGAGATGGCCGGTCGAAGAGTGGATGTTTCGCGAGACTGTCCGTGCCAGCGGGCATCAGGAGGCGCACAGGCACGAGAAGCCGTACATTGTCGAGAAGTAGGACGTAGGTCTCGGTGACGATGTTAGTGAAAAGCACCGAGTTGCGAGCCATGCTTAACATGTTTGATGATGGGCAATTCAGTGGAAGTGTCCGTGTGGAAGGAGCATCCCACGTCGATTTCTATGCAAGTACCTACACCTACCTTAGGTATTTCCCTCTAGTAGCTGAGCCTGGCACGTCTTTTCCTCCCCATCCAAAGAAGTTCCTGAGGAAGCCTTTTCCCTCCTATCAAGTTCATATGGTCTGCGCTTCTTGCAAAGTTGGGGAAACGACCGCAAACGTGAGCGCTCGAACAGACGAGAAACAATTTATCAGCATCGGAAACCTCTCTTATCGTCCTCTGTGAACCACTAGCGACCTGAGCTTTGGATGACCAGTGAAAGGTGACAGAGGGACCCCCAGGGGACACGATTCAGAGAGATCATGAGATGCCCCTCAATAGCGACGACCGCCTTGTCTTGAACCGCCGCCATGTCCGGAAGAATGTCCATTACGATCGCGCAGCCTCTTCATTTCTTGTTGCTCCTGTTGGTAAATGTTCAATTCTCTTTGGATGTCCTTGCTGAACTTTCTGATACCCGAAATCATTTCTTGGGAGTTCAAATCGTTGTACCGCTCGATTATTCGAGTTTCCAAAGTTTTGCTGTGGTAGTACGGAGACACACCTCCGTAGAGACACGTTTTCATCATCTCATCCGCTATTGGCATACCGGCACGCTCAAGACGCCGTCGAAGCCATTGAGCTCTATTCAGAAACGCAACGATGTCACCGAATTGGCGATAGTGGATGGAGGTGAGCTCTCTTAGAAAGTCgagttttgtttttttgtcGATGTTGTTATACCAGCTTTGCACCCCATCCCATAGGAATTTTGGATCGCAGAATTTTGGATCGCAGTCATCCAGCTGATCGTATGGGCCGTACCCGTCGATGTAAATAAGATGGTGGAATCTCGCAATCAGGATACTCTGATTGAGGAGGTTCCAGGCCTTCCATCTTCTGTTCTTGAAGCCCCTGAGCGCTTGTATAGCTTCGGGCGTGTTACCAAGGGGAGGTGTCTCTGTACCCCTTATAAACCCCTCAAGGCCAAGCGTCTTGAGGGTATTTATGGCAAGACATTCCCATATCTCAAAATTCTCTTCTCCTTGGAGCATGGGAATTTCGGGACGGTCGTCATCGTCCGAGGAATCACACATCGTGACCAGCCCGTCAGGTATATCCGCTTTTGTGGGACTGTCCTTGTCTGACAATCAGCTCATACCCAGTAGGCTGGAATTGGAAGACTTGAAGTGAGCCGAAAGATGTGATTATAGCGAAGCCGAAGAACACGACATATAGGAGAGATTATAGGCGTATATGTAGAAATTTGTTACCTTTTTGTACAAACTCTGGCAGCCAAAGCGTGAAAATGGAAAAGCTTGAACTTGTGCGACGGCGAGACAGAGATCCTGGTATACCGTCTAGAGTCCTGGAACAGCACGGCCGTGGCTGTCGGACACCCTGTTCACTCAGCAGCCTAAAGCCCGAGGTTCGCGAGCTTTGCGGTGGTAGACAAAGTTATATGTATCCGAAAGTCGTTGTGTGAAGTCGGCATTCTCCTATGAGGAGGGTCAAGTTTGCAGCTCCAGGGTGCGCCCAGGCACTAAAGGTACCTGCGTATCTGTATGTTACGGCACTGCTCACAACCAATCACCGTTTGGTATAATTTCACAAGGCTGAGAAGTGGGGCGCAAAAGTTTCGTGGAGACGGCGACGGGATGCAGAACAAACTGAATGCTTCCATCTTCGCTCTAGTTTTCAATCTTCAAGCAGAACTAACACAAAAACCACACTCGTCAACAGCACGTTGGTGTCTCAATCCTGTCAAGATGGCGCCATCCCCACAAACAATAGGCGAATTCAGCGTCCTCCCGATCTCGATCCCTCCCGTTCCGTCATTTCCTCGCAATGTCGTCCACTACCTCTATGTCCGACGAAACGCTCCCAAGATTCCCACAGCCAACGACTCCAGGAGTCTCTTCCTCGCAAATGTCCCCGTCGACAGCACAGAACTACACCTTCGCGCTCTTTTCGCATCACTAGTCGGCGCCGGCCGCTTCGAGAGCGCTTCGTTCGAGgatgagaggaaggaggccgaggccaTTGCCGCCGCCCTAGACGCCGCACCCGCACAGGCGGTACGATTACTGGCTGCCCacggaaagaagaggaaacgCGAGGATCAAGAGGCTGCCGAGAGagccgaggaagaagctgCTGCCCGACTCCCCAGCACATGGACCCGACCACTACGAAAGAGCGGCAGCACTGCTGTCGTGCTGCTCGCCGATGAGAAGAGCGTCCACCAGGTTCTGAAGGCGATTGCAAAGGTTCACAAATCCAAGAAATATCCCACATGGGGCGGCGAAGGAAATGTCGTGGCCGAGCGCGTACCACAGCTGGGCTCTATCTGGCTTAAGGCGCACAACCAGCTTTCCTACCCCGATCGGGATCAGCTACAAGCCGCCGTGGATGCATTCTCTACCATGTTTGccaggagagagagggaagcGGCCGAGATTGCCAAGAGACTGCGCAACGAGCCGGACGAGGACGGTTTCGTCACGGTAACACGCGGTGGAAGAAGCGCCCCGGCCACCAGGaacgaggccgaggaggccaagaagaagatgatcgagaaggcggagaaaaagaagcaggAGATGACGGACTTCTACAGGTTCCAGATGAGAGAGCGCAAGAAGGCCgagcaggaggagctggtGAAGCGGTTCGAGGAAGATAGGCAGAAGCTGGATGCCATGCGCCAGAAGCGCGGCAAGTTTGTTCCCGAAGCATGAACGGCATAACGTTCAACCAGGCTTTGTTACCTCTTGCGACTCCAGCAATCCAAAGCTACAGTTTTCTTGGGCGACTCCAAGTTTTGCGACCGAGCAATTTTTTTAGGTAGCACGACACTACACAACAGGCCTGCTGGAGAGAGGGTCCGGTGTGAACTTGCGCGCGCAAGACCATGCGAGTCTCTCCAAACGTACCATTATGCCTAGGTGTGTATCTCCAGTTTGCGTTTCTTGCTTTCCATATCAAGATTCCATGATGACGCACGCGGGGCCATCAGATGTCTTTTTTCGCCTCTGGGTCCAACTCCCATGGGTGAAAAGGCAAACGCTGACAAACACCGCGTTCCAACAATCTTCTCAAACACTCTGAAATGTCTTGCATACCGGTTCCCGCTTATGTTACGCATTTTTTTTGACGTACGTAGTTGTGCTGACTTCTGAGACCAGGAACTTCTTGGCGTCAATTGCATGGCATACTCATTCCGCTTTCGCCGTCGTCATGGTGATACAATCTTGGAAGACCATATATCCAAAAATCACGAAGCAAGGTGACAATTCTGGTGCGGTCAACTGGCCTTCATCGGCGGCCCTATAGCAGAAACCACAACGATAACTTTGAATTGTTTGAAAAGGGTTCGGAGGAGGTTTTTTTGTACAGCGGAATAGAGGACGGAAAAAGAGGCAACGGAGTTCAGGAGTTCAAAAGGATTGGAAAAAGCCACTCCCAATATTTGCGAGGCTGGCAATTGTACATACTTACATATATTTGCATCTTGTCGGAGTCGAATGGAAGGCGGAGACGGGATCATCTGTCAATCGTATCCTGCTGACGGCCTGCAGCCCCCCAATGCAGATGTCGGATCATCACTATGCCAaggagggtggaggaggaaaacaGAGAAGAGGCGGATCAGGGGTCCAACAACCATTCAGAAGAGCTTGTACGCAGGcgggggttagggttttAGCCTGTACTTGTATGTTGACTTGCGTTTCACCTTGTTCTCCTGGCTggctttcttccttcttcgcgGTCGCCGGCGGTGTTTGTGACGATGCGGTGTGATGAGCTACACGTAGCGGTGCCGCTGTGGTCCAGCTCTCCAGCGCTGTTGCGGCCAAGCTGTGGAGAGCCATGCCAGTTGTCCCGTAGTGGCCCGCCACAAAAGTGGGTGATCGTATCTGGATACGGGCTTGAGACGGGGTGTGAGCCGGGCCGGGGAGGAATTGCTACAGCAACGGCCCCACCACCCAAGTGGAAGTAAACATGTGTGATGCCGGTTCCGTGGATTCAAAGATTCGAACGCTTTACCCACACCTCCACTGCTCCAACTGCCCACTACTGCAGTGCCACCCTGTATGTTGCATTCGCCAATTGTGAGGTCGGGAAAACAAGACATCCAATTGATCGATTGATCTTCGGCCAGCGATTGACGCCTTAaacgccgccgcccatcCGCTCGCCCACCACCAGCTCGCCAATTACCTACGTCTACATgcgtgtgtatgtgtgtgtgcgtgtgtggtATGCAGCTCGTTGAGACCCGGACCCCTTGACAGGTTGACATCGATTGACCCCTAACGGTCAGTCCTCTGCATTACCGTTgctgtcgctgctgctgtcagGTTCCTGGCGCTTTGCTCCTTCCAACCTTTCATTTACAACTTGGATTTCGACTTCGACTTCTCGTCGCAGCAGGCCGCGATAGTGGTGTGAATCGGGAAGGCCCAAACGGCCCTTTACGAGAGAAGTTTCCAAAGTCGAACCAgttcacttcacttcacttcactaTCCTTCCAAACACCGTCGCCGCCGAGTTCGGAATGATCACGATAACCGCCTTTTACACCGCCAACAACCGCCCAACATGATAATCTCAGACAACCTCCGCACGGCGTCCATATACATCAACAACCAGCTGCTCTCGCGCGGCCTCCTCCGCGATGGCGACACCATCGACTTCGCCTACCCGGGCGACAACGATGACGAGCTGGCCCACACAATGGGTCGTATAATGGGGGTAGTTAACGACCTGATCCTCCGGCGCGAcgtacgtttttttttttttttttttgttttttttttttttttcctttcttacctttctcttccttcttcttctcctcctcctttcctgTTCGCCCTCTTTTCTTTAGCTAACAAACCTGCCCTTCGCTGCAGCGCGACGCCGAAACCCGCGAATCTCTCTCCCAAACCCTGCGCTCCCTACGCGCCGAGTCCCTCCGCCAAAGCACCGACATCGTCCGACTGTCCGACAAGCTGACCGATTCCGCGCGCAAGACTGCCCTCGCCGAGCAAGAGACTGCGCATGCTCGCGCCCAATTAAAGGCTGCTGAGCAGACCGTCGCCCGTCTAAAAGAGGAGGCTGCCCGCCAGAAGAGCCTGGTCCAGCAAACGAGAAATGCGTGCGCGAATGAGATCAGGAAGCGGGATCGAATGATTGAGGGGCTGAAGAAGGCGGTGGCGGATGCGGGGAGGACAAGGGGCACGGGCCATACCAGGGGGGCGTCGAGAGACGGTGGCATGGGTAGCGGGCTAGGAGGTGTGATGAGCATCGTGGTACAGGCGGGCGAGGAGTATAATGCTGAGGCGGGCGGCAAGATGGGGGTTCCGCAGGGGATGACCGGGTCAGAAGGGTATGATCTCCGAATGGAGACGAACGGGTTCCTTGCGGAGCTGGCCAAGGGTCTCAGCGAAGAGAATGAGGTTCTACTTGGGCTGGTGAGGAGGACGGTAAAGAGGATGCAGGAGATGAGTGGATGGGATGTGGTTGCCAATGTTGTGGtgcatcaacagcaacaacagcagcagcagcagaaagaTGAGGGCGGGGATACGAATATGGAGGGCGGAGGCGAACtgagaaaagaggaggacgaaggggAAAAGCACGCTCTGGTGATTCCTACTAGCTGCGAGGAACTTCAGCGGGACCTGGAAAATGTGCTGGAGCATATGCGCATCATCTTGACGAACCCGTCGTTTGTCCCCatcgaggaggtggtggtgcgcGAGGACGAGATCCATCGGTTACGCGATGGCTGGGTCAAGATGGAGAGCCGATGGAAAGAGGCAGTTCACTTGATCGATGGCTGGCGCAATAGGATGCAGGTTAGCGGTAAGGCCGTTAACGTGGAAGAACTCAAGATGGGTTTGCGACTTAGCCCGGTCAAGGTTAAGAACGTGGCAGAGACTGCGCATGGGTTGCAGCTGGAGATGCCCAGTGttagggaagaggaggatgcggAGGAGCAGGCGGATCGCGAAGATATCGAGCGGTAtcttgagaaggagaaggccgatgctgctaccgccgccgctgccgctgcctcTATGAATGCCTCTATCCCAAGATCTCGAGATAGCTCACTCCATCTTGTGCCGGCACCACTGGGAGGTGTGCCTGACGATCCCATGGACGAGGACAGCGAGCAATCGAGCATCTTCGAGGACGACGATATTGATCTGGACGActtggaggatgatgatgaggagccCAATGTGGAGGTTCTTGGGCACTCCTTAATGTTGAGTTCACCGCCGCTTCCTGTGCCACCGCAACTCAGTCCGCTCAAGGATTCGCCTGCGGCAGGTAACaggggtggttttggacaGCCTAACTTGCgtcgaggaggcggagacTACACCAACGATCTACGAGCAGTCGAAGTAGGCCCTCCTGTACCACCACACGCCGACAGACCGCAGCAGACGAAGAAGTCCATCCGGCCGGTGCgacaagaagatgatgatgcttcAGTTTCTGAAAGGGAACCGTCACGTCCATCTACTGCGCCATCTGCTACATCTCCCGGTAGCATCAAGCTGGTCAAGGCAGAGGCATACGGACCCAAAGCGGCAAGTGCAGCGAGGAAGCGGCCAGGGACAGCCACAACGGTTCCGACAGGCCCCACTACTAGGACGCGGTCACGTACACGTACGGCTGAGTCGGATCGTGaagctcctgctcctgctgcacCTGTGACCAGATCACGAGCCCGTGAGGAAGCTGCTACATCTGGTGGGACGGGACGAACACAGACAACAGCCGCGAGAAAAGCGGCCGCCGATAGGTCTAAACCACCCATCACACGTGCTGCACCCTTCAGTACGGCACCAGGAGCAAGAAGCAAGAGCCAAACCCGATCACTCACATCATCCGGTAAAAGTAAGGAGACCGAGAGCAAGACGGGCCCCAAGTTTGCCCCAGGTCATAGGCGAACCAACTCAGAGAAGACGACCTATTCCAACGCCAGCGGCCCTGGCACTCccggaagggaaagggaggtAGCAGGCAGTAACTCCCGTCCTACCACCTCCAGCGGGCTTACCAAAACAAGGGAAGCCACACTTCTTGCCCAATCACCCAAGCTCGCACCATCACCCAGGTTTACCAAGGGCCTAGCCACCGCCAACAACAGCGAGAACGGCAGCTCAACCGATAGCGCGAAccgcagcggcggcggtgccaTCTCCCAATCTCCTATCATCCCCAACCGCTCGCCCAAGCGAACCGGCAACTCGCGTCTCCCACTGCCTCGGACAGGGCTCGTTAATACCGCTGCCCTCCAGGCACAGCAGAGCCCACTCAACGTGGCAGCCATCGCCGCAAAGCTAGCCGCTTCTGAACGAGAGGCTGACGCGGCTCGGGTGAGGGCCAAGCTGAAGGCCATGAAGAGGTCAAAACAGGAGAGCGTGGGTCCCTCTCAGTCTCAACGGTCCGCCAATGGCGCCAGCCAGAGACAAAGCAAGAACCAAAGCCAaggccaaagccaaagccaaAACCAAGACCAAAACCAAAACGAGACGCAGTCCAAAGacaaccaaaacaccaacaacaacggccgCGCCACCCCCATGGACTGCGACGACAATGATGAAAACGAACTTATCATTGAACGCCGCCGCGCCGGCACACCCCGAGGCAGACAAGACAAAACCCCTAAAACAGCCAGCAGAGCGGCCCGCGAACAGGAGGCGGAGCTCTTCGACTTTGaacaagaagatgaagaagtcgATGAGCTCGCCGGACCGGAAAACCATCACTACAGCATGGGAATGGGTATGGAAAAGTTACATGTgcagaagagaaagagagagaagatgaggacgagCAGGACGgccagcaggaggaggagtactCTGAACCCGTGGGAGCTGCAGAGTCTGCTTCAGGGGAGTGTCAATGTGCCTCCCTTGatgcccccgccgccgaatCCAATGACAGctgggatggggatggctGCTGATGTTGGGATGGAAGGTTAGATTAGGCTGACAAGGCATGGATGGCCAAGAAAGGTCCAGGGGGGGTAGATGGTGTCATGGCATGGTTCCATGTTTTGCATTGATGCATAGTGTTGGTGTTTGTTTTGGTTATTTTTGGTGTGCTGGCTGACCTGACTTGGGTGATTGGTTTGTAACGAAAACTCCGGTCTGGTGAATGATGGTTCTGCCGGGTCTATCCGGCTTTGAAGACGGCCGCCATTTTCATTTTGGTTTTTCCCGCTATGGTATAGGTAAAAGGTATCGTTTAGTTTACCTTTTGATGGCACGCGTGGGCTAATGATGATAAtgacttttcttttctggaTTCTGTCTGGTCTAATGTCTAAAATGGTTCACGCCCCTGCCCGGTTGATATGGATGGTTCGTGTAGACCATAAAAGAGCATGATTATGCATATAGAAAAGGATGTATGGTTTTGGGATGTAAGGCTCGTCGCGCACTGTTTGCCTTGGCGGGATGGAGTGTTTGTAATATCTCTTAACAAAAACCCCCTACTATCTGGATATCTACCTATCATTGGCGTCCATGATCGACGACAATAGTCCACCTCCCAGATAGCAGCAGCATTATTGATTCTTATCTGACCAAGTGTGGCATTAGGGGCTCGAGTCCCGAACGCGTGGGCAGTAATCGCCTTTGCAATGCTACCTTCTTTGACTCATCTCGAATCTGTTCCGTAAAGCTCCGGTAAGATTGGTGATGGAAACGACTTTAATGTTGTCGGCGTTTGGAATCCGGGCAGATGataggaggacgaggacggaCCGTTAGATGCGGCGCTGCTGCGGGGTAAAGTCAATGACAAATGTGGGGTTGGTTTCCGTCGCCCGCCGTCTCCGAGAGGCCGATAGAGCTCCGGGGGGGCATTCCTCTTCGGGACCACTATCCTCCAAGGAGCAAGGTAGTTATCAACCTATACGGCGTCAGAAGTGCCTGTCTATAGCCTCTGTAAGTGCTCGTCCTGCAGGAACATCCAATTGCCTCTTCTTACTCGCTCTTCACCTTGGACTTGATGACGATCACGACGTCGACGACACACTCACCCCTTCTTTTACAAGGCTAGGATTTAACTCACGATTGTTGTTTCCCCGTTAGTGATAGTGTGATACCGAAAGACTCTGGGTATAAAGAGAGAGCAAGAGACTGTTGTTGTATCACTCACTTCAGTTCCGCTTCACCATCCATCACATAAGCCCTCTCCCATCAGATACCCAAAAGACCTCATCATGGGCTCCTCACAAAAAGACCGCGGCGTACGCATCGCCATCGACAGGGGCGGCACCTTCACAGACTGCGTCGGCAACTACAACGGCGAGGACATTGTCATCAAGCTTCTCTCCGTCGACCCAGCCAACTACGATGATGCGCCCCTCGAGGGTATCCGGCGCATCATGTCGCACTTCCTCAAGAAAGAGATCCCCCGCGGGCAGCCACTAGACACAGCCAAGATCGATTCCATCCGTATGGGTACAACAGTTGCAACCAATGCTCTCCTGGAAAGAAAGGGCGAGAAGATCGCCATGGTGGTCACCAAGGGCTTCAAAGATTGTCTTGTTATCGGCAACCAGTCGAGACCCAAGATCTTCGACTTGGCGATTCGCAAGCCCGAGGTGCTGTACTC is a genomic window containing:
- a CDS encoding NIMA interactive protein — translated: MIISDNLRTASIYINNQLLSRGLLRDGDTIDFAYPGDNDDELAHTMGRIMGVVNDLILRRDRDAETRESLSQTLRSLRAESLRQSTDIVRLSDKLTDSARKTALAEQETAHARAQLKAAEQTVARLKEEAARQKSLVQQTRNACANEIRKRDRMIEGLKKAVADAGRTRGTGHTRGASRDGGMGSGLGGVMSIVVQAGEEYNAEAGGKMGVPQGMTGSEGYDLRMETNGFLAELAKGLSEENEVLLGLVRRTVKRMQEMSGWDVVANVVVHQQQQQQQQQKDEGGDTNMEGGGELRKEEDEGEKHALVIPTSCEELQRDLENVLEHMRIILTNPSFVPIEEVVVREDEIHRLRDGWVKMESRWKEAVHLIDGWRNRMQVSGKAVNVEELKMGLRLSPVKVKNVAETAHGLQLEMPSVREEEDAEEQADREDIERYLEKEKADAATAAAAAASMNASIPRSRDSSLHLVPAPLGGVPDDPMDEDSEQSSIFEDDDIDLDDLEDDDEEPNVEVLGHSLMLSSPPLPVPPQLSPLKDSPAAGNRGGFGQPNLRRGGGDYTNDLRAVEVGPPVPPHADRPQQTKKSIRPVRQEDDDASVSEREPSRPSTAPSATSPGSIKLVKAEAYGPKAASAARKRPGTATTVPTGPTTRTRSRTRTAESDREAPAPAAPVTRSRAREEAATSGGTGRTQTTAARKAAADRSKPPITRAAPFSTAPGARSKSQTRSLTSSGKSKETESKTGPKFAPGHRRTNSEKTTYSNASGPGTPGREREVAGSNSRPTTSSGLTKTREATLLAQSPKLAPSPRFTKGLATANNSENGSSTDSANRSGGGAISQSPIIPNRSPKRTGNSRLPLPRTGLVNTAALQAQQSPLNVAAIAAKLAASEREADAARVRAKLKAMKRSKQESVGPSQSQRSANGASQRQSKNQSQGQSQSQNQDQNQNETQSKDNQNTNNNGRATPMDCDDNDENELIIERRRAGTPRGRQDKTPKTASRAAREQEAELFDFEQEDEEVDELAGPENHHYSMGMGMEKLHVQKRKREKMRTSRTASRRRSTLNPWELQSLLQGSVNVPPLMPPPPNPMTAGMGMAADVGMEG